One segment of Candidatus Paceibacterota bacterium DNA contains the following:
- a CDS encoding penicillin-binding transpeptidase domain-containing protein: MISWWSKKIKYWFKRRHNIEITPDEILLDASNLPNFDTDQFEGRLEKPISKKSLKLVFVFFVTISVLLFARTWFLQVQQGEAFLERSENNRLRYTFIFSNRGIIYDRNGQELVFNVRDDTEDFSKRKYLEIPGFSHLLGYVKYPSKDKHGFYWETNYVGKSGVELAFNEILLGENGLKIVETDAFNEIHSQAVTKPPKDGNNVYLSIDAGIQAKLFEIISKTAGTFNYQGGSGAIMNVKTGELIAATSFPEYSSEILSNGKQEEIESYLNDKNNPFLYRLIGGLYAPGSVVKPFLSVAALNEGVIDPKKQILSTDRMAVPNPYVPGQFSYFTDWKAHGWVDMIDALAFSSNIYFYHIGGGFGEQRGLGISKINKYLSDFGIGEITKIKLSGEVSGTIPNPEWKKSRFDDDWRLGDTYNTSIGQYGFQVTPIQILRAVSALANGGNLLTPSLLKGGEGNKDSYSLSLTRESFEITRLGMRRAVEKGTASGLNVPYVSVAAKTGTAEIGRSFIHSWIVGFFPFENPKYAFVVVMERGPYSNTTGGVYVMRQLLDWMNQNTPEYFK; encoded by the coding sequence TTAGCTGGTGGAGTAAAAAAATAAAATACTGGTTTAAGAGAAGGCACAATATTGAAATTACTCCGGATGAGATACTTTTGGATGCGAGTAATCTGCCGAATTTTGACACTGATCAATTCGAAGGTCGGCTTGAAAAACCAATTTCTAAAAAATCTTTGAAGCTGGTGTTTGTGTTTTTTGTTACCATAAGTGTTTTACTTTTTGCTCGAACTTGGTTTTTACAGGTCCAACAGGGCGAAGCTTTTCTTGAAAGGAGCGAGAATAATCGTCTTCGTTACACTTTTATATTTTCTAATCGCGGAATAATTTATGACCGTAACGGTCAGGAGTTGGTCTTTAATGTCAGGGATGACACTGAAGATTTTTCAAAAAGAAAGTATCTTGAAATCCCGGGTTTCTCTCACCTTTTAGGTTATGTTAAATACCCAAGTAAAGACAAGCACGGTTTTTACTGGGAAACCAATTATGTTGGTAAGAGCGGTGTTGAACTTGCTTTTAACGAAATCTTACTTGGAGAAAATGGTTTGAAGATTGTTGAAACCGATGCTTTTAATGAAATTCATTCTCAAGCTGTTACCAAACCGCCGAAAGATGGCAATAATGTTTATTTATCTATTGATGCTGGAATCCAAGCTAAATTATTTGAAATAATTTCTAAAACCGCTGGGACCTTCAACTATCAAGGTGGGTCCGGTGCAATTATGAATGTCAAAACCGGCGAGCTTATCGCCGCGACAAGTTTTCCAGAATATAGTTCAGAGATTCTAAGTAACGGTAAACAGGAGGAGATTGAGAGTTATTTGAACGACAAGAATAACCCTTTTCTTTATCGACTAATTGGCGGTCTTTATGCTCCGGGTTCAGTGGTCAAGCCCTTCCTCTCGGTCGCTGCTTTGAATGAAGGAGTCATAGATCCAAAAAAACAGATTTTAAGCACTGACCGAATGGCAGTACCGAACCCATATGTCCCCGGACAATTCTCATATTTTACTGATTGGAAAGCACATGGCTGGGTGGATATGATTGATGCCCTAGCTTTTTCTTCAAATATTTATTTCTACCACATTGGCGGTGGGTTTGGTGAACAGAGAGGTCTTGGAATCAGTAAAATTAATAAATATCTTTCGGACTTTGGGATTGGCGAAATAACCAAAATTAAATTGTCAGGCGAAGTTTCCGGCACTATTCCGAATCCAGAGTGGAAGAAATCTCGTTTTGACGATGACTGGAGACTTGGTGATACCTATAATACCTCAATCGGACAATACGGTTTTCAGGTTACTCCAATTCAAATTTTAAGAGCCGTTTCGGCTTTGGCTAATGGTGGCAATCTTTTAACACCATCTTTACTGAAGGGAGGGGAAGGGAATAAAGACTCTTATAGTCTGTCACTGACAAGGGAATCTTTTGAAATTACAAGATTGGGAATGAGGCGGGCTGTTGAAAAAGGAACAGCGTCTGGGTTAAATGTTCCTTACGTTTCAGTGGCAGCAAAAACAGGAACAGCTGAAATAGGCAGGTCCTTTATCCACTCTTGGATTGTTGGATTTTTTCCGTTTGAAAATCCGAAATATGCTTTTGTTGTAGTTATGGAAAGGGGTCCGTATAGTAATACCACCGGTGGGGTTTATGTGATGAGGCAGTTGTTGGATTGGATGAATCAGAATACACCGGAGTATTTTAAATAA
- the greA gene encoding transcription elongation factor GreA, with translation MEVTEYLTQEKFDELQKELEYLKKDKRKEIAEQLEYARSLGDLSENAEYHEAREEQANLEDRIVKIENLLKNASIVSSSGGKEVSIGSTVVVQRDKENESKTFTIVGSEEADMSVGKISVRSPFGESVLGRKKGDEFSFKTPTGAAKYKIISVK, from the coding sequence ATGGAAGTTACAGAATATTTAACTCAAGAAAAGTTTGATGAGCTTCAAAAAGAGTTGGAGTATCTCAAAAAAGATAAAAGGAAAGAGATAGCCGAACAGCTTGAGTATGCTCGATCTCTTGGCGATTTGTCCGAAAACGCGGAATACCACGAAGCTCGAGAAGAACAGGCAAATTTGGAAGACAGGATCGTGAAGATAGAAAATCTCTTGAAGAACGCGAGCATAGTATCTTCGTCTGGTGGAAAGGAAGTTTCGATAGGTTCTACAGTCGTTGTTCAAAGAGATAAAGAAAATGAATCTAAGACTTTTACTATAGTTGGTTCTGAAGAAGCCGACATGTCGGTTGGCAAGATTTCTGTTAGGTCTCCATTCGGAGAATCTGTTTTAGGAAGAAAGAAAGGGGACGAATTTTCTTTTAAAACTCCGACCGGGGCCGCTAAATACAAGATTATCTCGGTGAAGTAG
- the lysS gene encoding lysine--tRNA ligase — protein MSTLENIRSERLKKIEILKENGLNPYPAKTERDLEISQFIENFDQYLSSAEEHVLAGRIMSIRSHGGSTFLDIFDGTEKVQIFLSEAEVGEKSYELFKHTTDLGDFVEVKGKAFQTQRGAKSLAANFWTMLSKSLLPIPDEWYGLKDEDERYRKRFLDLLLNKDLRSLFEKKAKFWNETRNFLIERGFLEVETPTLELTTGGAEARPFQTHHNDFDLDVYLRISVGELWQKRLMAAGFPKTFEIGRVYRNEGTSPEHLQEFTNVEFYAAYMDYEEGMNLTEEMIKTVVYKVFGTYKFSAKGHEFDLESKWPRIDYVETVKKMAGIDILNASEKEMKDKLDELEVKYDGDNRERLTDTLWKYCRKQISGPAWLINHPKIVSPLSKAKKDNPKLTERVQLLLAGAEMTNGFSELNDPLDQRERFEIQQKLLEEGDEEAMMADWEFVEMLEYGMPPTFGFAYGERLFATLAGLPVRETQLFPLMRPRE, from the coding sequence ATGTCTACTCTAGAAAACATTAGATCAGAGCGTCTTAAAAAAATAGAAATTTTAAAAGAAAACGGTCTTAATCCTTATCCGGCCAAAACAGAGCGAGATCTTGAAATCTCTCAATTTATAGAAAATTTTGATCAATATCTTTCTTCGGCAGAGGAGCATGTTTTAGCAGGCAGAATTATGTCAATCCGTAGCCACGGGGGCTCAACCTTTTTAGATATTTTTGATGGTACGGAAAAGGTTCAAATATTTCTTTCAGAAGCCGAAGTTGGAGAAAAATCTTACGAGCTTTTCAAACACACAACAGACCTTGGAGATTTCGTCGAAGTAAAAGGCAAAGCTTTTCAAACTCAGCGCGGCGCCAAGAGTTTAGCCGCCAATTTCTGGACAATGCTTTCCAAGAGCTTGCTACCAATTCCGGATGAATGGTATGGCCTCAAAGACGAAGATGAAAGGTATCGAAAGCGATTTCTTGATTTGCTTTTGAATAAAGATCTTCGAAGTTTATTTGAGAAAAAAGCTAAGTTTTGGAATGAGACTCGAAATTTTCTTATTGAAAGAGGTTTTCTTGAAGTTGAAACCCCAACACTTGAATTAACAACGGGTGGCGCTGAAGCCAGACCATTTCAAACCCATCATAATGACTTTGACTTGGATGTTTATCTCCGAATTTCTGTTGGTGAATTGTGGCAGAAGCGCTTGATGGCCGCCGGTTTTCCAAAAACTTTTGAAATCGGCCGAGTTTACAGAAATGAAGGTACGAGTCCAGAACATCTGCAAGAGTTTACCAACGTGGAATTTTATGCCGCTTACATGGATTATGAAGAAGGTATGAATTTAACTGAAGAAATGATAAAAACAGTTGTCTATAAAGTTTTTGGAACTTACAAGTTTTCCGCCAAAGGTCATGAATTTGATTTGGAAAGTAAGTGGCCGAGAATAGATTATGTTGAGACGGTAAAGAAAATGGCGGGGATTGATATTTTGAATGCTTCTGAAAAAGAAATGAAAGATAAACTCGATGAATTAGAAGTTAAATATGATGGTGATAATAGAGAAAGGTTAACAGATACTTTATGGAAATATTGTCGCAAACAAATTAGCGGTCCGGCCTGGCTTATCAATCATCCTAAAATAGTCTCGCCACTGTCAAAAGCTAAAAAAGATAATCCAAAGTTAACTGAAAGAGTCCAGCTTCTTTTAGCCGGAGCGGAAATGACAAATGGATTTTCGGAGTTAAATGATCCGCTTGACCAAAGAGAGAGATTTGAAATTCAACAAAAACTTCTTGAAGAAGGGGATGAAGAGGCGATGATGGCTGATTGGGAATTCGTAGAAATGCTTGAATACGGTATGCCACCAACTTTTGGTTTTGCATATGGAGAAAGACTTTTTGCAACATTAGCTGGACTTCCAGTTAGAGAAACCCAACTATTTCCTCTGATGAGGCCGAGAGAATAA
- the mraZ gene encoding division/cell wall cluster transcriptional repressor MraZ — MLLIGEYIHTLDDKKRVSLPSKFRKAVGRKIIATRGLDNCLFIYELSEWQKIAQKLSDSGMGRADKRSFDRFFLSSAVEMEVDNAGRFLIPEHLRDFADLKGKIVFAGVGNRIEVWNENRWTEYKNRIDKEADILAEKLGEIGAF; from the coding sequence ATGTTACTTATCGGCGAATACATCCACACCCTGGACGATAAAAAGCGGGTCTCTTTACCTTCCAAATTCAGGAAGGCGGTTGGTCGGAAAATAATCGCGACAAGAGGTCTTGATAATTGTCTATTTATCTACGAATTGTCTGAATGGCAAAAAATCGCACAGAAACTTTCTGATTCAGGGATGGGACGAGCTGACAAAAGAAGCTTTGACCGATTTTTCCTGTCTTCGGCTGTTGAAATGGAAGTTGATAACGCTGGGCGATTTCTTATCCCAGAGCATTTGAGAGATTTCGCTGATCTGAAAGGAAAAATTGTTTTTGCCGGTGTAGGAAACAGAATAGAAGTCTGGAACGAAAACCGTTGGACTGAATACAAAAACAGGATAGACAAAGAAGCCGATATTTTAGCTGAAAAATTGGGAGAAATCGGAGCGTTTTAA
- the rsmH gene encoding 16S rRNA (cytosine(1402)-N(4))-methyltransferase RsmH, producing the protein MHVPVLLKETIDCLGFTDKDKIFLDATVGAGGHSLEICKRFPWLQIIAIDADEEALSLAEENLKIGGCQFEVKIENFRNLAKTMDELGIQKVDKILFDIGMSSMHIDISGRGFSFQKDEPLLMTMKKELEGSLTAYEIVNSWPKDEIEKILRDYGEESFARKIAEQIVKERKKGPIKTTLDLVKVIEDATPKFYRHKRIHPATKTFQAIRIAVNDELESLKEGIGQAFERLRVGGRLAVISFHSLEDRIVKKNFKELEKNGKGKLITKKPLTASFEEIKINSRSRSAKLRVIEKI; encoded by the coding sequence ATGCACGTTCCCGTTCTTTTAAAAGAAACAATAGACTGCTTAGGATTTACTGATAAAGACAAGATTTTTCTAGATGCGACTGTTGGAGCAGGCGGGCATAGTTTGGAAATTTGCAAACGGTTCCCTTGGCTTCAGATAATTGCTATTGATGCGGATGAAGAAGCTCTAAGTTTGGCGGAAGAAAATCTGAAAATCGGCGGTTGTCAGTTTGAAGTTAAGATTGAAAATTTCCGAAATCTTGCCAAGACCATGGATGAATTGGGTATTCAGAAAGTTGACAAGATTTTGTTTGATATCGGAATGTCCTCCATGCACATTGATATTTCGGGCAGGGGATTTAGTTTCCAAAAAGACGAGCCGCTTCTCATGACGATGAAAAAAGAGTTGGAAGGATCATTGACTGCCTATGAAATAGTAAACAGCTGGCCGAAAGATGAAATTGAAAAAATTCTTAGAGATTACGGCGAAGAGTCTTTTGCCAGAAAAATTGCCGAGCAGATTGTGAAAGAAAGAAAGAAGGGGCCTATAAAAACCACCCTTGATTTGGTCAAAGTGATTGAAGATGCGACCCCGAAATTTTACCGACACAAAAGAATTCATCCGGCGACTAAAACTTTCCAAGCGATTCGGATAGCTGTAAACGACGAACTTGAATCGCTGAAAGAGGGGATAGGTCAGGCGTTTGAGAGGTTGAGAGTTGGTGGTCGGCTGGCAGTCATATCATTTCATAGTTTGGAAGACAGGATAGTAAAGAAAAATTTTAAAGAACTTGAAAAAAACGGTAAGGGCAAATTGATAACAAAAAAACCTCTAACTGCAAGTTTTGAAGAAATAAAAATCAATTCAAGAAGTAGGAGCGCAAAATTAAGAGTAATAGAAAAAATTTAA
- a CDS encoding penicillin-binding protein 2 has protein sequence MKNKKSPAFRIWLLFFGISAFALILVFRLYHLQILQGEVYKERAEKQYYFPQTNIFNRGSIFFTNKDGTSFPAALQKNSFSVVVNPSVIRSHDFLFYQISSIIDLDEEDFIGKLSKGGDYQKIASNLDVATAEKIKKLNLIGVSVEHQKERVYPAGNLASHALGFVGFVEHSRVGQYGIERYYENTLKRENQSVFVNFFAEVFAGIKDSVSIAEVQEKEGDVLVSIEPQVQAFVEEELRDLNKNFNSRYSGAIVINPKDGAIVAMASHPDFDPNNYGKESSNSIFINPLVENVYEMGSIIKALTLAAGLDFGTIKPESTYFDPGVITLNNRQISNHDGRGRGLVDMQTVLNESLNTGASFIVQQMGNQNFARYMFDFGLGEASGIDLPNEAVNIVSNLSSSRDLEYATASFGQGIALTPVSTARALSVLANGGYLINPHLTKKVQYKNGFSRQISYQSGKRVLKPETSEEISRMLVKTFDEALLGGSLKMENYSIAAKTGTAQVAKEGGRGYYDDRFLHTFFGYFPAFDAKFLVFLFTYDPKGVRYASESLSVPFMDIAKYLINYYEITPDR, from the coding sequence ATGAAAAATAAAAAATCGCCAGCCTTCAGAATCTGGCTTTTGTTTTTTGGTATTTCGGCTTTTGCCCTGATTTTGGTTTTTCGACTTTATCATTTGCAAATTCTACAAGGTGAAGTCTACAAAGAAAGAGCCGAGAAACAGTATTATTTTCCTCAAACTAATATTTTTAATCGCGGTTCAATTTTCTTTACCAATAAGGATGGAACATCATTTCCAGCCGCCTTGCAAAAGAACAGTTTTTCGGTCGTGGTCAATCCTTCTGTAATAAGAAGCCATGATTTCTTGTTTTACCAAATTTCTTCAATTATCGATTTGGACGAGGAAGATTTTATTGGAAAGCTTAGCAAGGGTGGGGATTATCAAAAAATTGCTTCTAATCTTGATGTTGCAACCGCTGAAAAAATAAAAAAATTGAATTTGATTGGTGTTAGTGTTGAACATCAAAAAGAGCGGGTTTATCCAGCTGGCAACTTAGCTTCCCATGCTTTGGGTTTTGTTGGTTTTGTGGAGCATAGTCGAGTTGGCCAATATGGCATCGAAAGATATTATGAAAATACTTTAAAGAGAGAAAACCAATCAGTTTTTGTAAATTTCTTTGCAGAGGTTTTTGCTGGTATAAAAGACAGCGTTTCCATTGCGGAAGTTCAGGAGAAGGAGGGAGATGTTTTAGTCTCAATAGAACCACAAGTTCAGGCTTTTGTTGAAGAAGAGTTAAGAGATTTAAACAAAAATTTTAATTCACGTTATTCTGGGGCGATTGTGATAAATCCCAAAGACGGAGCGATTGTTGCAATGGCTTCCCATCCGGATTTTGACCCAAACAATTATGGAAAAGAGTCTTCAAATTCAATCTTTATTAATCCGTTGGTCGAGAATGTCTATGAGATGGGTTCAATTATCAAAGCTCTGACTTTAGCCGCGGGTTTGGATTTTGGCACAATTAAACCGGAATCTACTTATTTTGATCCAGGGGTTATAACTTTGAACAATCGCCAGATTTCAAATCACGATGGTCGTGGGCGCGGACTTGTTGATATGCAGACAGTCTTAAACGAATCTTTAAACACCGGCGCATCTTTTATTGTCCAGCAAATGGGTAATCAAAATTTTGCCAGATACATGTTTGATTTTGGTCTGGGAGAAGCATCTGGAATTGATTTGCCAAACGAAGCCGTTAATATTGTTTCCAACTTGAGCAGTAGTCGAGATTTGGAATATGCCACCGCTTCTTTCGGACAAGGCATTGCTTTAACTCCGGTTTCAACAGCCCGCGCTTTGTCGGTTTTGGCTAACGGCGGTTATCTAATCAATCCTCATTTAACAAAAAAGGTTCAGTACAAAAATGGTTTTTCGCGCCAGATTTCTTATCAATCTGGTAAAAGAGTCTTAAAACCGGAAACTTCAGAAGAGATAAGCAGAATGCTGGTTAAAACTTTTGATGAAGCGCTTTTAGGGGGCAGTTTGAAGATGGAAAATTATAGTATCGCGGCAAAAACCGGTACCGCCCAAGTAGCGAAGGAAGGCGGGCGAGGTTATTATGACGACAGGTTTTTGCATACTTTTTTTGGTTATTTCCCCGCTTTCGACGCTAAATTTTTGGTCTTTCTGTTTACTTACGATCCGAAAGGCGTAAGATATGCTTCCGAATCTTTATCTGTGCCGTTTATGGATATTGCCAAATATCTCATCAATTATTATGAAATAACGCCGGACAGATAA
- the murF gene encoding UDP-N-acetylmuramoyl-tripeptide--D-alanyl-D-alanine ligase: MKDFLKKTIVHLITFESKLIIKKYQPKIVAITGSVGKTGTKDAVHALFSKLFYAEKSPKSFNSEVGIPLSIIGGQKSGWRNPLSWLKVVLDGLFLIILPNHYPRWLILEVGADRPGDIEEISNWLKTDVAIFTRMSEVPVHVEFFDSPQSVLKEKMFLLKSLRSEQGVAVYNYDDEIIRREIEDRKELTKLSYGFDKKARVSASNYAIIYDRKTGFPSGINFKINFDGSSVPATIYDTVGRQQVYAVLAGVTAILSQGGNPVKAIEGLLDYRSQPGRMKILEGVKNSLIIDDSYNSSPVALFESLDTLKSIKCAGRKIVILGDMMEIGRYSIDEHKKAGALVAEFADFIFTVGVRAKCINDGALERGFSPEKIFNFGDSREAGKQVEIMVQPGDIVLVKGSQSARMERAVEEIMNDPMKKEELLVRQEQSWRF; the protein is encoded by the coding sequence ATGAAAGATTTTCTTAAAAAAACCATTGTTCATCTTATTACTTTTGAATCTAAGCTGATAATCAAAAAATATCAGCCGAAGATTGTTGCTATCACCGGCAGTGTCGGCAAAACCGGCACCAAAGATGCAGTTCACGCTCTTTTTTCTAAATTGTTCTATGCCGAAAAAAGTCCAAAAAGTTTTAACAGCGAAGTTGGGATTCCACTTTCAATTATCGGTGGCCAAAAAAGTGGGTGGAGAAATCCGCTATCTTGGCTTAAGGTTGTTTTGGACGGCTTATTTTTAATTATTTTACCAAATCATTATCCGAGGTGGCTAATTCTCGAGGTTGGGGCTGACAGGCCGGGAGACATAGAGGAAATTTCAAATTGGCTGAAAACTGACGTTGCGATCTTCACCAGAATGAGCGAAGTGCCGGTTCACGTTGAGTTTTTTGATTCACCGCAATCAGTCTTAAAAGAAAAAATGTTTTTGTTAAAATCTCTTAGGTCGGAGCAGGGCGTTGCAGTTTACAATTACGATGATGAAATTATAAGAAGGGAGATTGAGGACAGAAAAGAATTGACCAAGTTGTCTTATGGTTTTGACAAAAAAGCCAGAGTCTCTGCTTCAAACTATGCAATTATTTATGATAGAAAAACTGGTTTTCCTTCGGGTATAAATTTCAAAATTAATTTTGATGGTTCAAGTGTACCAGCCACGATTTACGACACAGTTGGCCGTCAGCAAGTTTATGCTGTCTTGGCCGGGGTTACGGCCATTTTGTCTCAAGGTGGTAATCCAGTAAAAGCAATTGAAGGTCTTCTTGATTATAGAAGTCAGCCGGGCCGAATGAAGATTTTAGAAGGTGTAAAAAATTCTCTTATTATTGACGATAGCTACAATTCTTCTCCGGTTGCCCTGTTTGAATCGCTTGATACTTTGAAATCTATCAAGTGCGCTGGAAGAAAAATTGTAATTTTGGGCGATATGATGGAGATAGGACGCTATTCAATTGACGAACATAAAAAAGCCGGAGCTTTAGTGGCCGAGTTTGCCGATTTTATTTTTACTGTTGGTGTTCGAGCAAAATGCATCAATGATGGCGCTTTAGAAAGGGGGTTTTCGCCTGAAAAAATTTTTAATTTTGGCGATTCCAGAGAAGCCGGAAAACAAGTGGAAATTATGGTTCAGCCAGGCGACATCGTCTTAGTAAAAGGTTCACAATCAGCTAGAATGGAGCGGGCAGTTGAAGAAA